A genomic stretch from Panthera uncia isolate 11264 chromosome E3, Puncia_PCG_1.0, whole genome shotgun sequence includes:
- the RNF40 gene encoding E3 ubiquitin-protein ligase BRE1B, with product MKFRHIRHCLRRLRSGLKRPVTSGEVQDGARLILLQVTEVPPTPARRPSGDPAPLLVSAAMSGPGNKRAAGDGGSGPPEKKLSREEKTTTTLIEPIRLGGISSTEEMDLKVLQFKNKKLAERLEQRQACEDELRERIEKLEKRQATDDATLLIVNRYWAQLDETVEALLRHHESQGELSSGTEAPGTQEGLTRDETPVTEPGTSELREPLPVQPRPPLSEPALAFVVALGASSSEEVELQLQGRMEFSKAAVSRVVEASDRLQRRVEELCQRVYSRGDSEPPSEVARARTRELGRENRRLQDLATQLQEKHHRISLEYSELQDKVTSAETKVLEMETTVEDLQWDIEKLRKREQKLNKHLAEALEQLNSGYYVSGSSSGFQGGQITLSMQKFEMLNAELEENQELANSRMAELEKLQAELQGAVRTNERLKVALRSLPEEVVRETGEYRMLQAQFSLLYNESLQVKTQLDEARGLLLATKNSHLRHIEHMESDELGLQKKLRTEVIQLEDTLAQVRKEYEMLRIEFEQNLAANEQAGPINREMRHLISSLQNHNHQLKGDAQRYKRKLREVQAEIGKLRAQASGSTHSIPNLGHPEDSGLSAPTPGKEEGGPGPVSAPDSRKEVASVPGATTAASSAKKEELAPSEEDSQALTPGSQGPSSRSREPEARPKRELREREGPGLGPPSVASALSRADREKAKVEEAKRKESELLKGLRAELKKAQESQKEMKLLLDMYKSAPKEQRDKVQLMAAERKAKAEVDELRGRIRELEERDRRESKKIADEDALRRIRQAEEQIEHLQRKLGATKQEEEALLSEMDVTGQAFEDMQEQNGRLLQQLREKDDANFKLMSERIKANQIHKLLREEKDELGEQVLGLKSQVDAQLLTVQKLEEKERALQGSLGGVEKELTLRSQALELNKRKAVEAAQLAEDLKVQLEHVQTRLREIQPCLAESRAAREKESFNLKRAQEDISRLRRKLEKQRKVEVYADADEILQEEIKEYKARLTCPCCNTRKKDAVLTKCFHVFCFECVRGRYEARQRKCPKCNAAFGAHDFHRVYIS from the exons ATGAAGTTTCGCCACATCCGGCATTGCCTGCGGCGCTTGCGCTCTGGGCTGAAGAGGCCGGTGACGTCCGGTGAAGTCCAAGATGGCGCTAGGCTGATCCTGCTGCAG GTGACAGAAGTGCCACCTACGCCTGCCCGACGTCCCTCGGGAGACCCTGCGCCGCTCCTCGTCTCCGCGGCCATGTCTGGACCCGGCAACAAACGCGCCGCCGGCGACGGGGGCTCAGGGCCCCCAGAGAAGAAGCTGAGCCGTGAAGAGAAGACCACAACCACGCTCATAGAGCCCATTCGTCTTGGGGGCATCTCTTCCACG GAGGAGATGGACCTGAAGGTTCTGCAGTTCAAGAACAAGAAACTAGCAGAGCGGTTGGAACAGCGACAGGCTTGTGAAGATGAACTCCGAGAACGAATTGAGAAGCTGGAGAAGCGGCAGGCCACAGACGATGCCACACTTCTCATTGTCAATCGCTACTGGGCCCAG CTGGATGAAACCGTGGAAGCCCTTCTCCGACACCATGAGAGCCAGGGGGAGCTGTCTTCAGGGACAGAGGCCCCTGGGACCCAGGAGGGACTGACACGTGATGAGACCCCTGTCACAGAGCCAGGGACATCAGAGCTGAGGG AGCCTCTGCCGGTGCAGCCGCGGCCCCCTCTCAGCGAGCCAGCCTTGGCTTTTGTGGTAGCACTGGGCGCTAGCAGCAGTGAGGAGGTGGAGCTCCAGCTGCAGGGCCGGATGGAGTTCTCCAAGGCAGCTGTGTCCCGGGTCGTAGAGGCCTCAGACCGCCTACAACGCCGGGTGGAGGAACTCTGTCAGCGAGTATATAGCCGAG GGGACAGCGAGCCCCCCAGTGAGGTGGCTCGGGCGCGCACCCGGGAGCTGGGTCGTGAGAACCGGCGACTGCAGGACTTGGCCACCCAGCTACAGGAGAAGCACCACCGCATCTCATTGGAG TATTCTGAGCTCCAGGATAAAGTGACATCAGCAGAGACCAAGGTGCTAGAGATGGAGACGACGGTGGAGGACCTGCAGTGGGACATCGAGAAGCTGCGCAAGCGTGAGCAGAAGCTCAATAAGCATCTGGCGGAGGCCTTGGAGCAG CTCAACTCTGGCTACTATGTGTCTGGGAGCTCCTCGGGTTTCCAGGGGGGCCAGATCACACTCAGCATGCAGAAG TTTGAGATGCTGAATGCAGAGTTGGAAGAAAACCAGGAATTGGCCAACAGCCGGATGGCAGAGCTGGAGAAGCTACAGGCCGAGCTTCAGGGGGCTGTGCGGACCAATGAGCGCCTCAAG GTAGCCCTGCGGAGCCTTCCTGAGGAGGTGGTGCGGGAAACGGGGGAGTACCGGATGTTGCAGGCCCAGTTCTCACTGCTCTATAATGAGTCTCTGCAAGTGAAGACCCAGCTTGATGAGGCCCGGGGGCTGCTGCTGGCTACCAAGAATTCCCACCTGAGACACATTGAGCACATGGAG AGCGATGAGCTGGGGCTACAGAAGAAGCTGCGCACAGAGGTTATCCAGCTGGAGGACACGCTGGCCCAGGTACGCAAGGAGTACGAGATGCTGCGCATCGAGTTTGAACAGAACCTGGCGGCCAACGAGCAGGCGG GGCCCATCAACCGTGAGATGCGCCACCTGATCAGCAGCCTCCAAAACCACAACCACCAGCTAAAGGGGGATGCCCAGCGATACAAGCGGAAGCTGCGGGAAGTGCAGGCTGAGATTGGCAAG CTCCGGGCCCAGGCCAGTGGCTCAACCCACTCCATTCCGAACCTGGGCCACCCAGAGGACTCTGGCCTCAGTGCCCCAACCCCAGGGAAAGAAGAGGGTGGGCCAGGCCCTGTCAGTGCCCCTGACAGCAGAAAGGAGGTGGCTTCAGTGCCTGGTGCCACCACTGCTGCCTCCTCAGCAAAGAAAGAGGAGCTGGCCCCCTCTGAGGAAGATTCCCAGGCCTTAACTCCTGGGTCCCAGGGCCCCTCCTCCCGGAGCCGAGAACCTGAGGCCAGGCCCAAACGGGAGCTTCGGGAGCGGGAAGGGCCTGGCCTGGGACCCCCATCTGTAGCCTCAGCTCTCTCAAGAGCTGATCGGGAGAAGGCCAAGGTGGAGGAGGCCAAGAGGAAGGAGTCAGAACTCCTTAAAGGTCTCCGAGCAGAGCTCAA GAAGGCCCAGGAAAGCCAGAAGGAGATGAAGCTGCTGCTGGACATGTACAAGTCAGCACCCAAGGAACAGCGGGATAAGGTGCAGCTCATGGCAGCCGAACGCAAGGCCAAGGCTGAG GTCGATGAACTACGAGGCCGCATTCGGGAATTGGAGGAGAGGGACcgaagagagagcaagaaaattGCTGATGAGGATGCCCTGCGGCGCATTCGGCAAGCCGAGGAACAGATCGAACACCTGCAGCGCAAGTTGGGTGCTACCAAGCAG GAAGAAGAGGCTTTGCTGTCGGAGATGGATGTGACGGGTCAGGCTTTTGAGGACATGCAGGAACAAAATGGGAGGCTGCTACAGCAGTTACGGGAGAAGGATGATGCCAACTTTAAGTTGATGTCAGAACGGATCAAGGCCAACCAGATTCACAAGCTACTGCGGGAGGAGAAGGATGAGCTGGGCGAGCAAGTTCTTGGCCTCAAGTCCCAG GTGGATGCCCAGCTGCTGACTGTgcagaagctggaggaaaaagAGCGGGCCTTGCAGGGCAGCCTCGGGGGTGTAGAGAAGGAGCTGACGCTGCGCAGCCAGGCCCTGGAGCTCAACAAAAGGAAG GCTGTGGAAGCAGCCCAGCTGGCCGAGGACCTAAAGGTGCAGCTGGAGCACGTACAGACGCGGCTGCGAGAGATCCAGCCTTGCCTGGCCGAGAGCCGGGCCGCTCGCGAGAAAGAGAGCTTCAACCTCAAGAGGGCTCAG GAGGACATCTCCCGACTGCGGCGCAAGttggagaagcagaggaaggtGGAGGTTTACGCAGATGCCGATGAAATTCTCCAGGAGGAGATCAAGGAGTACAAG GCGCGGTTGACCTGCCCCTGCTGTAACACCCGCAAGAAGGATGCAGTCCTTACCAAGTGCTTCCACGTTTTCTGCTTCGAGTGTGTGCGGGGCCGCTATGAGGCCCGCCAGAGGAAGTGCCCCAAGTGCAACGCAGCCTTTGGTGCCCACGACTTCCACCGTGTCTACATCAGCTGA